From the genome of Dermochelys coriacea isolate rDerCor1 chromosome 1, rDerCor1.pri.v4, whole genome shotgun sequence:
CTACACAGCAGCCAATCCACAGCAATTTACAGCAAGTGCAGTCCGCATCTGTCCCCATTCAATACATATCTATCACATCCTCTGCTAAAacaacttttcagagtagcagccgtgttagtctgtattcgcaaaaagaaaaggagtacttgtggcaccttagagactaataaatttatttgagcataagcttttgtgagctacagctcacttcatataaatttgttagtttctaaggtgtcacaagtccttttcttaaaacaaccTTATAATTGATGCTAGCTACAATCTTCAGTTTTTTGTTCATTTCTTACCTAgagtcttgttttaaaaaacattcacaCAAGGATATTCATGGTCCTGTCCTTACTTTTAAAGATTTGTTGGTTTTGAATTTAGTGATATTTTGGGGGTATAAGAAGTTCATAGATTATAGCTGAGggtatctttaattaaaaaaaatatgtatgtataataAACATACCAGTGATACTTCCAATCTTCCCTTCGTCATCTGTATTCTCAAGACCTCTAATTATATTGTACTTTATGGAAGCTGTAATATTAAAATGTAGTAAGAGACATTCTTGCAGTAacctttgtttttttcaatgtaaTTTCTATAGTCTGTGTTTTGAGATTTGTACGTATGTTAGCAATGCGTACTGTTCGTATGTGAAGTGTTTAAGTAGTCGTACATAGTTTATTAACAAACAGTGGTGTACAGTCTATCTATTttaggtacagtagaacctcggagttacagacaccagagttacgaactggccagtcaaccacacacctcgtttggaaccagaagtacgcaatcaggcagcagcagagacaaaaaaaacaaaaacaaatacagtacaaaaaaaaggagtacttgtggcaccttagagactaacaaatttttttgagcataagcttttgtgagctacagctcacttcattggagtaCAGTAtcatgttaaatgtaaactactatgctgctttccctttatatttttagtaaagtttcaaagttgtattaaatcaatgttcagttgtaaactttggaaAGACTCAACTATAATGTTTTGTTCGGAATTccgaacaatctccattcctgaggtgtttgtaactctaaggttctactgtacctaTATGGCTCCCTTTACCGTAGTATCTGAgtggtagggaagtactattaccctcattttaccAAACTAGCAGatgagtgacttgctcaaagtcacacaagaagCCTGTGGTGGACTCAGTTcttccaagtcctaggctagggTTCTAACCATTGACCCATCTTTCCTCTCCTGTTGGCTTTTGGCATGTTATTTGTCTATTTATGAATTTAAGTATATGTTTTTGTGTGGATTTAGAGATGACCACAATTTTCTGAACTGCAACCAAAAGTAAAGTATTCTAGTGGGTTTTGGTCACTGGTGGCTTGAAATTGTTTCTAATGGGTGAAGAAGGCTAgttcatattttttgtttttcagatcttATACTTGCATCACTACAAGGCCATCATTAAGATTATCTTAGTGGAGTGTTTGTTTATGAAGGTGATGGAGGATGAATAGGGTAAAGTGCAAATGGACTTGTTTCTGCGTAGTGTGTTTGGCACGACTTATGTGGGTTTCCTAGTTTTTTAATGTTTGGATTGGTAGTTGTGGCTGGCGGGAGAGGGAGTCCTGTTGCCTCAGATACAAGCATGGAGCCAGTTCGGTCGTAGTGTTCTGTCTGCGTGTGGATAATCGAGTGATCTACCAGTAAGAATGCTTGATGAGcatgtgatgttcccctggtgttatctggactggtgctCTGCTAGGTCAtgccaatcctcgactctgggagccagccttaccctgctttgctgtgagaacccccattcccgggctgttcacacacagcctctggcatgtaaactgctcccagctacgagagtgagcacttttggccaaccgctgcttggattgtgcaaccaaatgacactagccagtatctccagtcccagacacaaccctaggaacctcagtcttgcagtgtccagttatgcccgctggatgctgcaagctcaTATGAGTtcgtcagtttaacaaagaaattgatatgtaccaagcTTGTTATCcccaggggagtctctgacatgcttcaaaccaaacgtaCTGCTTCGGGTAGAATAAACTAATTTATTAATTGCAAAAGATAgaatttaaatgattataagtcaaagtacatgtcagatttggtcaaatgaaataaaagcaaaatgcattctaagcggATCTttacactttcagtgcccttacaaacttagatgcttctcaccacaggctggctggttgccagccaggctctcccctttgatcagcgcttcagttgcttggtggtggtgtctgtagatggaggtagaagagagaggaggagcatgccaaatgtctctcccttttatcatgtcctttattccctcttggctttgcccctccactcttcagaatcaggtgagcattacctcatcgtagtcccaaactgaccaaggaaAGGGAGGTGACTCACttaagagtccaacagatcctttgttgctgcctaggccagtgtcctttgttcctgtgaggctgggctgggtttgtcccatgcatgccctgatgaggtatgaactgtccctctgctcctggagagtttttgcctgggcttgttttaagccatgaggacacctTTTCAGTCTCATAACTATATATGTGAAATTACAACTTATACCATTACTATAACTACAATGCTCAGTATATCATGAGctttccaaagacacccaacatgaaaaactttgcattggataccacacaatcttATTaaaaggatgaacatgggggacagggtgttcccccaaggtacagagtgtcacagcgtGTGTATAGTCTCTTCTGCTCACTCATTCCAACCAATGCAGTTGCAGCACACAAATTAAGAGTGATGGGATTGGTTGATTTATAGATTCCTGCATTGAGGCCAATAATTTGTGGTTGAACACTAGTGCATAtcctttagaaagacatccagtttgATCTAAAGATTTCAAGTAATGTGGCATCCTTGGTAAGCTGTCCCACTGGGTAGTTGCCTTCACTGTTTAAAAACTTGCACCTTTTGAATTtatctatcttcaacttccagccagtggatcttGTTACggccagtattgccaactccaggcattcaaaaatcacattAGACCTCCCAATCAcaacatgtatttaaaaacaacaataatgaaAAGCTGGaattttttaatttgccttcagAGGGGAGCCACACATACCCAACTTATACATGGGTCATTTCATGTTAAAAATTCAACCTTAAAGGCCCTTACAAAATATAGGTCCTCTGATTGGAGGGGTTTGCCATCTCATAACCTCTGGGTTCTAGGGAGCTGCCATTCTCTCCATCTGCACTCTCTCTCTGCTCCGTCTTGTGTCCCCTGAGTATGTCCGCCCCTCTCATCCTCCCTCTCTACCACCATATTTCCTTCTTATATTTTCCTTAGTCTCATGCCTGCACCTTGCATTCATACATAACTGTGATACAAAGGCTCCTTGGCCCCAGCTTGGAAAGGCTTCATTGTCCTGTAACAGCAACTCCTATCAGGTTTGACAAACACTATACCTAGCACATTGTTCTCATAATATTTGTCTATGAAGAATGTCATatgagatcttaaatgaaagccaggatcacACTGATCCTCATAAACATTATATGCACGAGTGATACTCAAGAAGTTATGTATATGTACTAAACATGTTTTAACGTCTGATTCAAGGCAGGGTTGACAAACAGGTTTTGAGTCAGGAAAAGGACATTGACTCACCTGTCTTGCATGTGGCTATGTAAATTAAGTACTGCAAGCCAATACAATGGAAGCCAGATCTGCGTACAGAGTAAATGGGGATGGGAAGACACTGGAGACTAAACCACAGGGCATTTCCCTGTCGGGGTAGGAATGAACTTTGAAgaacataaataaatacaatgcaCAGAGACGTTTTGTTCGTACACTGAGGAAACCCCTTGAAGAGTGGGTTGGATGCTTGGATCCTGGTATGActgaaatagggtgaccagaaagcaagcgtgaaaaatcgggatggggatggggggtaataggagtccatattaaaaaaaaaaaaaaacgctccaaatattggaactgtccctataaaattgggacatctggtccctAGACTGAAAACCAGCTGGCTCTGCAAAAGACTGGATCCTTGGGGGGAAATCtactttattaaataggaaaagtaaACATTGATAAGTATGGACCCAGgtttgtgttttatgtttttgttttatatgtaaccatttctgtttccattatccttactatctcttaaatcttagTCTTTGATAATAAAATTaggattgttttcactataaatgtatctcagtgctgtgatgatCCCAAGTTTTACTAGTCAAGCTTTATGTATTGTATACGGTTCCCTTCGGGACAGCAAACCATTAATTTCTGacaggtgagctgtagctcacgaaagcttatgctcaaataaatttgttagtttctaaggtgccacaagtactccattaaTTTCTGAGTGTATCCAGTGACAGgagctggatatcacaggggaacgCTTCAAAGAGGATTGAGGTGCACTGTTTGGTTAACCTTCAAAACAAAGTGAAGGTTGGCAGAGCCCTAAAGAGATTGTTTGGGTGACTAACAAACTGCTGGTGTCATGTAGCAGGCatccagttaagcacaagcaaatcTTCCTCTTGCTGGAGGCGGGGGGGTCCTATGGGTGAGCTATTAACACCTGTATCATTCCTCCTCTCAGGTTTTGCTGTTTTGTTGGACGCCGACAGCTGTTCATCCGCTCTGTCTCTCGAGGCCCTGGAGTAGCCGAGAAGTTTCTTGTCCCCATTCTGAACGCTGTGGTGCCTTCTAAGGCACCAGTGAGAGATGTTCATCGTGAGATCCTAGCAGAAATGCACCGTTGTCCCCTGCAGCAGGTGGGGCCCTGCTCCCTGAGCTCCCTGTTTGTATGAGGGAAGGAGactcatattttttttcttgctttttgtaTCATTTAGTATCAGCCCTTGGAGCCCCCATGCCAGGCCCCACCTCTTTCTCTGCTGCGCTCTGTGGTTGAGCAAAGAAGCAAGGAAGCCTTTAATCCATTGCAGCTGCTGTCCCCCTTGGAGGCCCAGCACATGGGCACCCAGGAACTGAATCGCAGACTGGCTTGGTCCTATGATACATTCTCAGCAGAGAGCTTCCAACCCCGAATGGTACGTGCTAAACTCCCCTTGCTATCTGACATACAGGAGCTCCCCTCCTTCTTCCCACCTTGATGCCTGGAAGGTAGGGTTGTGGCTCCTCTCCTCTTGATTGACATGTGGGTACCTCCAGTTGGGGTGGACCCTGCTTCCTGTGCCTGGGATGTAATGAAAGAGGTGGTGGTGGCAAGTTGCTGAGTGTGTCATAAATGGTTACCATTACAGACACTTCAATCCCATGCCCTTCAAGCTTGGGGACTGGTTGATTTTCTTCACAGCTTCCTTTCTTTTGCAGGTGTtgctgggggtgctgagagcttcCTGTAGCAGCGGCTCTCTTCAGCTGCGGGACAAGAGTGATTCCATCCCCTGTGTGATCTCCCGCAGGGATGGGAGCCCCTTCGCTAACACAGCTCTCATAGGTGCGGCCCACACCACTCCAGTGGGGGATCCTGGCCTCTTGCTGCTTTGCCTGCtggccccagggggtgggggtgggggtgggggggcactgagTTCTCTCCCTACCTTGCCTGCTGGGTTTGGGAGCAAGGACACTGAACTTGCTCTCTCTGCTTTGCTTGTCTGTTGGCTGAGCTCTTCTCTGGTATGTTTGCAGGGTCCCTTTTGCAGGTGGAAACCTACCAGCTTGTGGTGGAGCGATTCCTTCAAAGTGACTTTccctcctgggagcagctgtggATCCTGGAACATGTGAGGGGCACAGAAACAAGGCAAGTGCCCCTTATCCTGTGTCCAGGAGCATAAGGCCTTAGCCTCCCAAAAGAAGGAGTAAAGAAGTTAAATGTAAAGTGGGAAATGATCCCCTAGCCTGGGCCACAGTGTCATGTGCCTACAGCTGGGTGCATAGTGCGAAGGGGAATAATCCCAAGAGCCTGGAGAGCAGTTCCAGACCCTTGGCTGGGAGGGAGAGTCACCCTGAAGCCTTGGGTGGGTAGAAGTAAGTGGGGGAGAAGCCCAGTGCTCCTTAGCTTGTGCTCTCACTTGCTCTTGCTGTTTTCCTCCTCACTCGTTTGGTCCCAGAGTAGTGGAAATGCATGTCTGCCATTGTCCTTTACCTGAGCATGCAATGGTTCAGACAGGTCCCTGGTGACGTGTTTGAAGGTTCCTCTGATGCTGTTGAACCTCCTGGCTGTTCCTTTTTTCTCCTCTGGCACCAACCTCTGGAGTTCACCAACATGTGCTCCCCttaaatcaccccccccccccacacacacacacacgcacacagtttCTCTCTGTGGAATTCAAGTTCCTGGTGGCTGCTGTTTTGAGGGGGCCATTCCTGTTCTCACCCAGTCCCTCTTTCTCTGTGTCAAATGAAGAGCCAGAGTGATACTGAGTCTGTGCTTCCTGCATCACAAAGCCCTTGAGTGATGAAATACCCCTGCAGTTCCACATCTGTATAGGTATTTATAAAGTTGCCCATTAATGGGATATCTCAGTGACTAAGTGCATCTCCTGTGCTGCCTGCATAAGGTGGGTTCCTCTATCTAGGACAAACCCACCAGCTCTGTCCTGGATACACTAGGTCCAGCGGTCTTCAGCAGGCCTCCACTCCATCCGTTCCTGCTGTCTGAGTCTTTGGCCAAggctccctctctctgctggCCGCCTAGTTTGGAACCTCCCTGCCTACTAAGTTGGAGATGCGATGATGTCTCCTCTTGGCCCCTCTTCTCGCTACAGGCTGTATGTGCAATTCTGCTTTGAAGATGTTCAGATTCTTCATATGCCTGAGGTGCAAATCCAAGAGGGTCCCACAAGCAATAACAGTCCCTGGTTGGGGAAAAAGGATGTTTGCAGCTCAAAGGTTGAGCTGGGATCTCCAGAGGCAAAGCAGCCAAAGTTGGAGGGGACCCGCCCAGGAGCTGGCTCTGAAGAGGGCTGTGATAGAGGCCAGAGCAGTGCCAGAGGAACCAGCTGCATGTCTCGTCTATTCCTGGTCACCCAGAAAGAGGGGCTTATGTCACGCAATTACCTGCCAGCTGCAGAAGGAGATGGAGAGGGGCAGGAGCTGCAGCTCAGCTTCCAGGCCACCGTACTCTGGATGGACAAACCTCGGCTCTGGGGGCATCCCAGGGAAATTGGGAACCTgccagagctggagcagagcaacCATCAGAGGGAGGACAGCGAGGCACAGCAGAGGGTAAGGGAGGGCTGGAGGAAGCCAAGGGGGTGGCCTTCCAGTTAGGGTGTGAGCTGGATTTTGGTATGGGGAGCCTACCTGAGGTTCAGGGGAGCCAGGTCCACAGAGAGTGGGAGGATGGTTGTCTCTTGATCACTGATGTTTGGGAATGCAAGGGGTTCCCTCCCAGCCCACCAGGAACAGCTCCACTTatcccctctctctgccctgcaAGTGTTCCCCTTCCTATCCCCCACAGGGCACACCCCACAATCCTTTGTAATCCAGCCTCTCCCTGCAAGGGCACTTTGCCTTCTCCCTGCACCCTGGGGGGCTGTGCTTTCACTTCCCTTTGCCCACTCCCACCATGGTGAGCtctgcctcccacctcccttACCAGTGACCCTCCCTCATCATCTTCTCTTGTCCCATTCCAGGTGCTGCTGCTTTTTATGGGGAGATCACTTCGATGGTTCTCATTCCTGCACCCAGATGGGCTGTACCAGCTTATTGTGCCCCAGTGTTCGGTAAGGATGGGCCTTGGTGCTGCCCCCTGCCACAGTGTGGGACTCCAGAGCTGGGGCTTGCTCTTCACCCCCACCTCATCTTTTTATCACTCTCGGAATAGCTTGTCACACTTTGGCTCACCAGAGGCATCTCCTGCAATTGAAATCCTGCTCTCCCTGTGGCCATGAGAGTGTTAAGGGAAGCACATTAACCCCTTCtctgctggaggagggggaagctaATGTCCTGCTGGACTCAGTGTTGTGCTGTTAGTGACACATCCACTTCCCTGAATGACAAATGGAATGGCCAGGATGGTGCTGTCCCTTACACCACCTACAGACTCAGCAGTGGCTCCCTGGAAGGCAAAGAGTTACAGCAAAGGAGACTAAGCACCTTCTAGCTTTGGGGCTCATATTGCTGCCTCTGACCCATAGGCAGAGTAATCTGCTTCACCATGTGTTACACCAAAATCATCAGGAGTCTCTAATGGCTTTTCTACTACTGCTCCCTGggccccctctttttccatctatGCTTGGGGCCCTCTCCCCTGCTGATCTCTCCTCTTGCCTCCTTTGATGTGCCTCCTGCACTGTTGTTCTCACAGGACTTCGGGGTGTTTGAGCGGCCCTGTCTCTCGCTGTTGCAAGGGAGGCTTCTGAACCAGTCGGGTTGCCCCTCGTGTCTGCTAGTTTCAGATACCTGGCACCTGCAACATGAGTCCTGGATCTCCTGCCTGGCTCAGCCCCAGGTATGAGCATCTTATAGCTCTGGGTTTCCATGGGTGACTAGTTCTTCCCAGGGGATCTGGGTCAGGAGATCATACAAAACACCCATGGGCACCACAGCGGGCTTTGGCACTTCTCACAGAAGTGAAGAAAACACTCCCCGCAAGCCTTCCTGCCCTGAAACCAATGCTGAGGAGTGGTAGCCTCTCAGCTTTGCACAGTTCTGTGCTTCATGACCTCAAGGATGGATGTGATTATGGGCGTTGGGTGGAGCTGGTCCATATTGGTGGTGGGTGCATATTGTAATCCTGTTAAATCTGTATCTCCTCCTTTTCCAGAAGATCCCAGGGTCAGAGTGGGCAGGAATGGGGCAGACAGTCTTCTCCATTCCAGAGCTACTAAGCAACAGGTATGTTGGTCCTTCCTCTGCTGTGGTGTTAGGGTCACTGAGACATGACCACCACTTGGGAAATGGGGTCAACGCTGGCTCCTAGTTAGGAATGCACTTTACTCGGCCACCTGCACCAACCCCTGCAGTGCAGTGGGGTTTCTTTGGAAATCTTCCTCATATGTAAGTGCTGGCCTGACCTGACCCGACCCTATCTAGCATATAATATGTAACAAGATCACAAGTGAGATACCTTCCGAATGGGACCCCAAAACAGTGTGGGCTGTTGAGGGTGTGGAATTGGGTGCTACCTTCTGCTGCCTGTTCAAAGGCTATTGAATGGGGCTGGAATCTGATCTTTTCAAAGTGTGTTTAAATATGAATGAAGTGACTTTGTCCGTGCAATGAAGCCCTTACTAGGCTCCTACAGTAAGGCCGATTTCCCCTCCCATCTCTACACCTGCCCAGCTTCTAACTTGGATATATAAATCCTCTGCTTTTCCAAAATCTTATTTAGCTAAGTTTCTAGGGCTTGCCTTCAGAATGTCTCCTCCCCGACCACACCCCAGGCTCTGATGCCTCCCTCCCCCTACTTTCCTGTTGCTTTTGCTCCTGCTTCTCCAGATTCAGCAGCAAGGAAGTGTGTGCAGGGAACCATGTACTCTACTTTTGTGGGTGTAGGCTTGATCTGAACTAGCTCCACAGAAGCCTGTATTCCAAGTTCTGTTTGCAGCCCACATGCTGCAGCACCAGGAATCAGTCCCTCAGTGGGAGCCAGGTGTACTGCGTCCTGCTGTATACTAGCCTCACTACACACTGTCTATAATGTGACTGAGAGTTGTGGCATCTTCCGGTGGGGTTTATCCCTATCAGCTGCTAAAGACCTTTCACTCTTACCATGGCAGCTGCAGTCTTGAGTCCCTTGAGCTTATGGCCCTCTCCTAGGTTTATTGGGAAGGGGCTGGAGCATGGTCTGCTCAGGGATGGGCTTCAGAACGTGCgtctcatccgatgaagtgagctgtagctcacgaaagcttatgctctaataaatttgttagtctctaaggtgccacaagttctccttttctttttgcgaatacagactaacacggctgctactctgaaacctgtcactctgtCTTGACCTTCAAATGTGCTATATGCACCCACTGTCATCTCAGGGATTCCCTGTGAATCGGGGAGCTCATGGGGTGAGATGGATAAGAATCTTACATGTTGAAAGCTTGTGTTCCTAGCCCCACTGTCTGGCTGGTGCAGAAGCAAAGTATAGCTGAATTGGATAGGCCCCTGATGGAAGGCAGGTGAAGTACAGTTGTTGAACAACAGTGATGCCTCCACTGCAAAGGGCTGTcataaatcccccccccccccccgccccacttaaAACCCTGCCCTCATCTCTCCTATCCCAGCTCTTATCCTGCCACACACCCTTGTCTGTTGCTCTACCACGTCACTTCCTAGGCTAGACAACATTCCACATAACCTGGACCAACACAAACACCAACGAGGCCCAAAGAATCATGGGGCAGAATTCACACCGTGTACGTAATGCCCTGGTGTGGTCATGGCCCTGACGATGTCCAGAGGGCCCTGGGACAGATGAGCTCAGGTGAAGGTGCTGAAGTGTCTGTGCCTTAAATTTCCTCTGTTGCTAGAACCTCAGAGTGGGGCATCTCTTCAGCCATCAGGCTCTGCCTCTGGTCTCTGTGGCAGGACAGAGCCCCTGATTCTTTGCTCTGCTCTCAGTTTCACAGGCTCCCTTGTCTCTTTCTCTGGTGAGATAGTGGAGCGGACCTTGTGTGCTTCCCCTGGGAATGAAAAGCTCTCTGTACCCTGCAGCATGCAGCGGCAAAAAGGTCAGCACATCTGCCTCTGGCGATGCTTGGTCCCCTCTGCACTGTGAGGAGATAAGACACTAAGCCccattctgtgtgtgtatgctaGGGGTAAGGGAGAACATGCCAGGGTACTGCAGCCCTGTCTGTGTGTCAGAGGGCCAGAGAATTCCACCCTGTGCCTTTGTGCATTCCAGGGTTGGACACCATGCCCTGGGAAGGGGTGGCGGTGCTGCTGTGTCCCATTGTGAGTATGTGTgtcagggatgggatggggcatTCTGCTCTGGTGCCTGTGTGTGCCATGGAAGGGGGTGCTCTGCCCTGGTACATGTGTGGGGTTGGGGCACCGTGTCCCATTTTGTGTGATGGAGGGACCAGGACTCTGTCCCCTGGGTGTGTTGGGAGCAAGTGAAAAGGTACTTGGTCTTGAGGtgaatgtgggggagggaaggtgcaTAGGCCTATGTGTACAGGAGGAAGCAGGGAGTGCTAATGTATGATTGTGGGGACTGGCTGCTGTGTGGGGTAGGGCTACTGAAATTAGCCTGTAGGAGGGCAAGCTGGGAGTGGGATAGAGCAGCTGCTGGTGAGCTCATTGTGTCCTTGGCCTTCTGCATGCCTAGGGACCGTCCTGCCCTGGGATCACAGTGTGAAGCTGAGTGTCTCAGCTGCTCCTGGCTCCTCTGTTGTGCTGGATGTTTACATAGCAGTTGCCTACCTTCAGCATCTCTGGGGTTTGCTGCCTGGGGCCAAGATTCTCTTCCAGAACCTGCAGCGCAAAATCTCCAGGTACGTCTAGTCCCTGTAAAGCTGTCAGCCCAGATCTAGACTCAGACACTCCCTTTCCCCAGCCACACAGGTACACATCTCCCTGCCACCATCCATCTTGGCCCGTGGTCTTGTGATCTGACCTGGACTCAAATGGCCACATCCTTCTCCCTGTCCTCATCTCTTGCCCCCCTTCCTGCTTGATCTACtgtcctttctcccttcctcctgttCAGCTACTACTCCCACTCTCATAGGCCATGCCAAAGGCAAAAGGAAGACCCCAGCCCATCCTGACAAAGGGGCCTCCTAGAGCTGCCtctaatgttttctttttatgttgcAGGTTCCACAATGTTTATTGCACATACATTGCCTCCAGCTGCATCAGCATCCTGGCTCTGCCGCCCCCCTGCTTGCTCCTTTCCTCCAAGTGAGTCTGGGCTCTGCCTCGCTCTTCTCCAGGGGAATTTTTCTCCATGGCGGGTTATTCACATTCTTCTTTTCCAGTTCTGCAGGTATAGCCTCCAAGTCCCCTGCAGCCACGTCTGCCTCACTGGTGTTTCTGTCCAACCTGCTGCTTCAGCCTCACAGCCTgtcccagggccagatcctttgCAACTTGTCCTGTGTCCTGGCTTTGTCTCTGCAGTGGATCTGCTCCGTCTGCAGCAGCATCTTCAGAGAGGTACCCAAAGTGCCCACAGGGATCATTGCAGGGGAGCCCTTTTGGGAGTGGTGTGCTTTCCACTCAGAGACCATTAGCTGTCTTACTGAGTCTGCTCTCTGCTCGCTGGGAATCTAGCCCTTGTCAGATACTGTGTCGGAGAAATTGATACTTCCTGACCTTTCCCAATGCTAGAGCCTCCTTTCCAGTGTCTAGCATTAATGCCTCATATACAATAGCGCCACAACAGAAAAGGCCCAAACTGCCAGTTTCAGAGATGCATGTGACTCTGATGTGTGGCTTAGCCACAGGCTGGACTGGCTCTGGGCTGAGTGGGTGGGCTGTGCTCTGCCTTCCCAGTGCATACTCCATTCCTGTGGGAGGGTTTCAGTCCCACTCAAACCCTTAGCCCAGGGGCCctcagcccctgggggggggggctccttcCACTTGAGACACTGTCCCAGGGACTGCAGTTAACAAGCTCTTTAACTTAGGGGGGCACAGGGAGCGTTGGCTTCTccctccactcccagctctgatTTCTGCTCTTGCTTCAGGGGAGGTGCAGCCGACACAGCCCACCCTGCCCATCGCACACAAGAGTGAGTCAAGCCAGTGCCAAGTAAGTACTGCGGGGCAGGGAGTGGGTagaggtgggtgggaggaagcagaGACCACCACGCTAGGGGAGTGAGAGCAGTTGATCCAGTGAAGGCAGGTTGAGAACAGATGACATGGATGGAAC
Proteins encoded in this window:
- the CTC1 gene encoding CST complex subunit CTC1 isoform X3 produces the protein MGPTVLLHFESEWLELLFLFPSWAYIPQTSQGSAGYVEILADPVPVDPRPKRVVDTIPVFYPATVEQLLSTRVPCQKRAKLNVAGELARLSTVLCIHQKTFFFLFLKCFTSAACVPVLVQKPPQLAWHHMLQLGHGYVLTALSVSGLKASGHKVLVTSVSSCLLPYCAEQVKEQPLEIAWREGPVQPVSPKAAMQLPLDLTDEKLPVPAKESKILSYMGIITRVLNTQAGLYELDNKICLCLAYQQLLNSARGLRPGACVELRDVHLLQKPLASFPFVVVLGACLHSTVLLKGFSRLSTFHQPVASSGNVYMQLLFRYNLGLPLYLWLVSLLEMLEQRFCCFVGRRQLFIRSVSRGPGVAEKFLVPILNAVVPSKAPVRDVHREILAEMHRCPLQQYQPLEPPCQAPPLSLLRSVVEQRSKEAFNPLQLLSPLEAQHMGTQELNRRLAWSYDTFSAESFQPRMVLLGVLRASCSSGSLQLRDKSDSIPCVISRRDGSPFANTALIGSLLQVETYQLVVERFLQSDFPSWEQLWILEHVRGTETRLYVQFCFEDVQILHMPEVQIQEGPTSNNSPWLGKKDVCSSKVELGSPEAKQPKLEGTRPGAGSEEGCDRGQSSARGTSCMSRLFLVTQKEGLMSRNYLPAAEGDGEGQELQLSFQATVLWMDKPRLWGHPREIGNLPELEQSNHQREDSEAQQRVLLLFMGRSLRWFSFLHPDGLYQLIVPQCSDFGVFERPCLSLLQGRLLNQSGCPSCLLVSDTWHLQHESWISCLAQPQKIPGSEWAGMGQTVFSIPELLSNSFTGSLVSFSGEIVERTLCASPGNEKLSVPCSMQRQKGTVLPWDHSVKLSVSAAPGSSVVLDVYIAVAYLQHLWGLLPGAKILFQNLQRKISRFHNVYCTYIASSCISILALPPPCLLLSSNSAGIASKSPAATSASLVFLSNLLLQPHSLSQGQILCNLSCVLALSLQWICSVCSSIFREGRCSRHSPPCPSHTRVSQASAKILVEDGTGEALVLCKNQQVAAVLGLSPVEWKAVQSNVQRRGSVFIQHGGANSRPGCVEEPEDLITCYLRSLCRSRAACRPILLAFSLDRKPSKVPQPDSLQLRRFLCGEMEFVSRVGARLSLTCLNIQEADPKVLCGLSSKRIKTSIGHSA
- the CTC1 gene encoding CST complex subunit CTC1 isoform X1, translating into METPGRSRAVCMGQPGGAEQRWLRAARAFVCETLRLAGPGGGGGGPEQLADSVVRCLRSTWAGRSGELPLGYSFISISDLQCQQCTPCCSHMTWSTSEFKKWAHQGEDILPKQSVLPRTHLILIGYLTDGRRQEGKEKLMDGNLYVQDNTGSIPCELLHFESEWLELLFLFPSWAYIPQTSQGSAGYVEILADPVPVDPRPKRVVDTIPVFYPATVEQLLSTRVPCQKRAKLNVAGELARLSTVLCIHQKTFFFLFLKCFTSAACVPVLVQKPPQLAWHHMLQLGHGYVLTALSVSGLKASGHKVLVTSVSSCLLPYCAEQVKEQPLEIAWREGPVQPVSPKAAMQLPLDLTDEKLPVPAKESKILSYMGIITRVLNTQAGLYELDNKICLCLAYQQLLNSARGLRPGACVELRDVHLLQKPLASFPFVVVLGACLHSTVLLKGFSRLSTFHQPVASSGNVYMQLLFRYNLGLPLYLWLVSLLEMLEQRFCCFVGRRQLFIRSVSRGPGVAEKFLVPILNAVVPSKAPVRDVHREILAEMHRCPLQQYQPLEPPCQAPPLSLLRSVVEQRSKEAFNPLQLLSPLEAQHMGTQELNRRLAWSYDTFSAESFQPRMVLLGVLRASCSSGSLQLRDKSDSIPCVISRRDGSPFANTALIGSLLQVETYQLVVERFLQSDFPSWEQLWILEHVRGTETRLYVQFCFEDVQILHMPEVQIQEGPTSNNSPWLGKKDVCSSKVELGSPEAKQPKLEGTRPGAGSEEGCDRGQSSARGTSCMSRLFLVTQKEGLMSRNYLPAAEGDGEGQELQLSFQATVLWMDKPRLWGHPREIGNLPELEQSNHQREDSEAQQRVLLLFMGRSLRWFSFLHPDGLYQLIVPQCSDFGVFERPCLSLLQGRLLNQSGCPSCLLVSDTWHLQHESWISCLAQPQKIPGSEWAGMGQTVFSIPELLSNSFTGSLVSFSGEIVERTLCASPGNEKLSVPCSMQRQKGTVLPWDHSVKLSVSAAPGSSVVLDVYIAVAYLQHLWGLLPGAKILFQNLQRKISRFHNVYCTYIASSCISILALPPPCLLLSSNSAGIASKSPAATSASLVFLSNLLLQPHSLSQGQILCNLSCVLALSLQWICSVCSSIFREGRCSRHSPPCPSHTRVSQASAKILVEDGTGEALVLCKNQQVAAVLGLSPVEWKAVQSNVQRRGSVFIQHGGANSRPGCVEEPEDLITCYLRSLCRSRAACRPILLAFSLDRKPSKVPQPDSLQLRRFLCGEMEFVSRVGARLSLTCLNIQEADPKVLCGLSSKRIKTSIGHSA